The region AGTGACAGATCATCAGGCCCCCCTGGAAACGGTGCCTCTGTCTGGACTGGCACCTCATCCCGTCGTGCTCCAGCATCACCCTCAAGCTCCACACCAACCTCAGGCTCCACATCAACCTGAAGCTCCACATCAACCTCATGCTCCACATCAACCTCATGCTCACTCTCTGTCGAACTCTGAGGAGTCATCTGACGAGAAGGCGGAGAAGGCTCGGGAGTCGTCTGACGAGAAGGCGGAGAAGGCGGAGAAGGCTCAGGAATCATCTCACAAGGGTCTCGACGCTCCTCATTTGATGTCCCACCAACATCCTGGTCCTCACCAAATCTGCCTCTGACTCTACGAAAAGAAGCATGCAGCCGTCTGTGGCGATCCTCAACATCATCCGGGGCTGTGTGGCGATCCTCAACATCCTCCGTGGCATCATGGGAGCTCCCAGCAACATGTGATTTCCTGCGCCCTTGGCTCTTCCTCTTAGCcatctattaaaaaataatactaatcagataattgtaaAAGTACCAATTGATGAGCTTTATAACTGAATATTCATGCAATCAGCAAGAGATATGTACCAAGACAGATTATCAAGTATGTTGAGGATGTTTAGATCAACTTTTCTTTAAACATGATCAATATTAAAAGAAACAAACAGAAGTGGAACAATGCAAGCATACTATATAAATCTGGTTACATCATTTGGAGTTCATAAGCTGATACAATGCAAGCATACTATATAAATCTGGTTACATCAGCCCATTATCTTCAATTATTGTTGGAGGTTGGTTTAACACTTGGTGACTATACCCTAGCTGAAATGTGATTAGTGAATGTTAGCATTATTGACATGATCAGCTGTGTTGATACATAAGATTTTGAGCTTAACTCCTATTGATAACATCAACATGAGACTAGTACTGTCCCTCTATTTATAATACATCTCTTTCACCCCCTTTCTTCTCTCACCAAGAACCAACATCCCACAAGAATTTAAATGTGTTCTAGTGGTGAAATCAATCACTATTGAGCAATTCTGTCATTAACTCATGAACAATTCTGTCATTAAATCATGCATAACTCTGTCATTAACTCTAGAGCAATTCTGTCATTAAATCATGCACAACTCTAGAGCAATTCTCCCAGACTTTCAATGGTAGCTAACTCCATAACATTCTGTCATTAATCATGCATAATTATGTAGATAACTGGAATTGGAGTCAATAGATGAGTCAATGGTAGCTAATTTTACACAGCAGCACCAAAGATACCAAATATGGCATCAAAATATTTGCACATAGTAAAACAAACAGAGGTCTGGTTATTGTTCCATTAACATGGTATAGTCTGGTCACAGGATTTGTATAAATTGGATAGTATTAGAAACCTGAAGGATAGTGCTACTGCTTACAAAAAATATATGCAGCTACTGACTTGTTACAGACCAAAGATTGAGATAGGATCTGGGCAGGTGAGATAGGATCAGATTTGTTACAGACCAAAGATTGAGATAATGGTAATATTTTGGGACCCAAATACTCCATGGTATTAGTACTGAATGATTTCTTCCTTAATGTTTTTGTTATAATAGAAAATACATTGGGAAAAAGACATAGTAATCAAACTAGGCAATATAAATTGGATAGTATTAGAAACTTGAAGGATAGTGCTACTGCTTACAAAAAATATATGCAGCTATGCAGCTACTGACTTGGTGTCTTGAGTCTCAGGTATAATTACATGAATTTCAACTTTAACTTGTCTATCATTTAGTCCCATTAGCATGATTTCTCAATGATGACACACGTATACATACTTCCTATATTTATTGTTCCACAGCTACCATTTCATGCAAATCAAAAGTTATGCTAGAAAAGAGTAATGGTTCTGTCTCAATTATTCATGAGATTGAGAGTAAGTGTACCTGAAACAAGATAAGTCAAGTTCTCCCTTTGTGCTCAATCAAATCTTTTTGCTCAAGTTCTTAAGTTCAGAGGGGAATTTCACAGTTTCAACTGCTTGCCTATCAATAAAAACTAATGGATCAatgttaagaaaaataaatgcaaACATGGTAGATAACAGGTGAGAAAATGCAgcttccagaactcaaaactcAGGGTAGATAACAAACAGTGAAAGGGATGTGGATTTCAATTCGTTCTGGGGTGTGAAAACATGGTGCCCGTTCATGAACAATTTCACCCAACAATTTCACCCAACAATTTCACCCAACAATCAGACATCTTCAAATCGCTAAAGCCCTAAATCCACAAATTAATTTCAAGAATCCCTAAAACCCATTCGAATCCCTAACCCTAACAAGAAGATGACGAAGATTACCTCTATTGCAGTTGACGAAGAAGATGACGAAGAAGAGAGCtccgaagaagatgatgaagagagAGCTCTGATGAAGGCGAGCTCGATGAAGGCTGTGAAGGTTTGGAGGGCTTCGGAAATGGAAGTTCAAGAAGGATTTCGGAATGAAATGAGAAATGAGCCCGTGTTTTGGATTTAATAGTAACAGTGTTCGGAACTTTACCATCCGATGCATATCGGAATCGATAtatccgaaatatttcggacaTTGGTAGTCCGAAATAAAACACGGAGGGGCATAATAGTATTTCCCCACTTTTAAGTGGGGTGGCATTTCTAAGCcctggggtgccaaatccagaGCTCATTAGTGAGCAATGTAATTTTATGCTTATGAAAGTACGTAGTTACACTACATTCCAAGTCATACAGGATTGCTCTAAAGAACATCTATCCCTTTGGATGCAATAGCAGTTATCCAACAGATACTCATACATTAGCACTTCTAATTTCTCACTTACATATTAAGATCGAATACTGTTTGCAAATTCTACAACCAAGGTAAACAGAAAGTGTCACCACTTACAAAATTAGTCGTGAAGAAGAATCCTATAAACTCATGGCCAGTTTGCTATGAGGTAGACCGTAGACGCCTAGACGGACAATTTCTAATTTTGCTTTTGAACTAATATTGTTCGTGTCTCAGTTTCAGCCATAATTTGGAGAAACAATGCCTGAAGTATATGAATTTAAAGACTACAACAATACTCAACCCTGCAATGCTCTGCTGATTGGTTCTTGGAAATActgaagagagataaaaatagcTTCCTACACAAAAAAGATGAGAATTAAGAAATCACTAAAACCTAGATAGACATTAATTTACATAATACAAATTGACTAAAGATCAGGCAGATAGTACCTCTGTCCGAATTGTTCGGCTACCCTGATTTGGACATGTAtttaaatacaaattaaaagcGTCCTGTGCCTTTTTACCCTGCATGTTTTGGCAAGAAAATTTATATTCAGTACCATacttcttcctttctttagaCTTTAAAAAGAGATGTATCCAGAAATGCTCAATATTACAATCCATGCACAAATTTCTTGAATGAAAACAGTACATTTAAAATGACATTATATAACCTAAGAAAGACAAGTATTCCATAGAAAAAAAGATCCCAAACACGTAGGTGGAAACCCTCAAATATATCCAGGATTAAAACCTGTAGAGTTTTCGACTTCTAATTAGCATACCAGACAGAAATGTGACAACAGAAAAAGGCATGTAGCCCAAATTTCTGGCAAATTTATGGAACCTCTGATTGGGAATAATCTTAAAAAGGGAACCGCAATTAAGATCTCACAAAAATAACTAACTGAACAATGCAATACCTTCAAGTTATCATCTTCTTCAATACTCTCTTCCAACCCAGCCAGTCCACCAAAGGTAATCAATAAATGCCTACCAATTCAGTGGAACGAAATAAATCAATTCAGAATAAAATGCCTTGCATCATCACAGACATAATTTGTTAAATTTCACATCTCAAATTTAGTCAGTAAGTGAAGCTCGAAGTACGTAGAAgttacaaagaaaagaaaacctaTAACTGGAGGTCTTTATACAACATCACATTCATAGTTGCAAATGTCCATATTATGATGATAAGAAACCATTTTCATAAATGATACACCAAAGAACCCACTTAAAACAGGTTCCTAAAGGAAGGTTGAAATCAGCACCTAAACCAACTAATAGTAATATTGCAGTTGACTTCATAAAGCGAATACCTAAAAGAAGGTAATTCAAGATCAGATGACTTGATAATCTGACCATGCTCAGAGGTACCGATTATATAATCATAGCCACCCTGTCAATATAACAAATCAATAGAAGAAAGGCTCATGAGTAGAACAAGGAATATTAGAATATGGATACTAAAATGCGCACATTTCGTGTGTCTAGGAGATGGAAGGATACCTCGAATGTAGAATCCTTACATACTGAGCTAATATTATGCGCATAACGAACTTGATATCCCCAATATGTTCCGTCTTCCCTAGGCTTCAATGATGAGACAACTTGACGTGGCAAATCTAGATGAAGTACAGCATAGCAGATCAGCTAAAATTCACATAGTCAGTAACTTTATGGCTACACTTCCTCAGTGATCACCCCATACTTTACTGTCCTCTTGTCATAAATGGAATTTATTCATTAATGTTTAAGATGTAGTCAAATGCAATTAGGTTCATAAGAATAGACCTTAAGTTAGTAAGCTAAGAAACATTGATTTGACATGCACAACAAATATAGGATAGCTATTGATACAATTGtttcatgaaaatattttgCAGACCATGTAGCATAAACTTCAAATAAAAGACAAACTAAAATGGAGGAATTCAGAACTGCAGAACTAAATTAAAAAGATATAAATTCATTACCAGAATCCAAATTGCGGTTGGCACCCATGGCGACAGTAACTCTTCTTCCTGGTTCAAGTATTTGGTCGACTACAACATTCTGCATGTGTTGTGTACAGAATCAGATCATGCACAAATAAGTTCAAGTCTGCTTAATAGCCATACAATATTAATAGAACAGAATCTGGTCATAAAAGTGTTTTAATCTATAAAATGTAATTGACAATCAACAAACATtacaaacttcaaaattaaaatgaaagaaATGGGAACGAATTTTTTGAGAGGAATGGGGAATGCTGTGCTGTGATGGTATTTCAAGACATCTATCATTGGATTTCCTCTCATATGCCAATATCAAATAACACCATGGCAAACATGAACAGAAATATGGATAAGGGAATAAGAAGTCTTCAGGCAGGATGCCAGAAGAAGAAGGGAAATGAAGGAAGAAAGGTAAAGGAGAATTGGAAGGGTAGTATTTAAGAAAATATACACAAACAGTTAAAATTCAGGCCAAGTAATCCATGACATGTGTACGCATACCTTAGCTAAACCAACATCAACTAGTGTTGCCGCAGAGTTTGAATCTCTTTGTCTTATCGTAACACCTAAGAAGTTATTGCAATATATCAAAGTTAGCAAAAGTAACCATGGAGCAAAATAACagcaatgtaaaaaaaaaactgctttaacattaatttaaaaaatatgaagaaaaaacttGATCAAAGTGAGAGGACAACAGGAGTTGAAATGAGGATCATATGATCATATGTCCTCTTAAGTCGAAGAAATGCAGGCACAAGATTAGACAGACatggtaaaaactaaaaacaaacaAGTTAACCAATACACTAAACACCATCAACCCTCTACATATCCATCAGGGAGAAGTGGagaaccaacaacaacaaaaccgGCCATTACCCCGCTACGACTAGAAGGGGTCAGATAATGGACTAATCGCACCATTGGaatccaaaaagaaaaaatcaaacttGCCGTAATTAGTAGTTCCAATGACCTATTCGTTGATAAACACACAGGATGGCTATCATCTATAGCACAAAAACTGACCAACATAAGGCTGGAAACTTAAATCATACTCaagtgattttttaaaaaataatacactTTTGATCGATAATAACATTAGAAATTCTACTAGAACACGAAGGCCTACCTTCCCTATACGAACCCCATTCATGTTTGCGCAGATGGTGCGGTGCATCAAGGGGCGGCAACagtccctgcaaaatgcaataCAGATATAACTGAAGTTAAACATGTGGACTAAGATTCTAATCAAATTGAAAATGTAGTTAATGGCAGGAAAGGAGCATGCCCAACCACAAATCTTAGACTGTTATGCATTGGGAAGAGAGCCTTCCTCAAATACTGAGGTGTCTCAAGATACTTCAAAATTCGGATGAGAAAAGCAGCACCACTTTCATCATCTGCATTATCCAGCATGGTATCTTCATCCAGGTTACCACTATTATCAAACACAACCACCTATTTTATACACAAATTCCAATCATCAGTATCAGTATCAGCAACATGGAAGAATCATTGATTCAAAAAATTGCAGTGAACAGCAATTTCAACCTCATTGATTCGAAAAATCGTTGCAGCACGAGCGATTTGACCAGCCAACTGAAATGGGAAAAATCAGAACGAAGAGGCAGCGAAAATCAACAGAGATATGAATAAGGAAAAGCGGGAAAAGATTGAAGGGTACCCGGGTAGCGAGCTCGAGGGTTGGGACGTTGTCAATGATGGAACCAGGAACAGCTATGCTGACTGTGGGTAACTGGTttgtcttcttcatcttcttcttcttcttatgcTTCTTCTTGTGGTGAGAGTCGTCGATGTTGCCATTGTTGGCGGCGTTGAGTTCTGGTTCGACATCGGAATCTGTtccctccttcttcttcttcttccccatgtCTGTCTGCAACAGAGGCTTGCTTTCGATGGCGTTGGAGGGTTAAagagggttttggtttcggagTTCTTATatggttttaaaaaaaagtttttattataaatcaccataaattttattttggttgCACCATATTTTTGCAAATGGATGTGACTAATCCGCTTGAGACACTGAGATCACGTTAAATAGATAAAACTTTTCCGATAATTTTTCCCATACACTTCGCTCGAATATCAAGTACGGAAGAAATGATTCAGAAACTCAACTATCTACTAGTTGTGCTGGACTTTATTGGTATAAATCatcataattaattatgtttatctttattttagtatattgaaaaaataaattgcgTCATCTGGTGGTTGATCCCTGAACCTTCCTCACTTCAACCTATATAGGTCTCTTAACTCATTATGTTAATCATATGAACTCTTATTcataagtataaatatattCCCAACATCCTTGCTCATTTGAACCCAATTGTTTGAGAATATGTAGCCATTAATagagatgatggaagcaaactACACCAAATATTTCAAAGATAGAGGAAATAGCATAGAAGTGTTATGTCACATAGCAATTTGAATCAATGAAACTCTTTGATAACCTTCTTGAAATCATCCTTGAGATAGaccattttttttgaaaaaaacttGCACTTAAAATTATGCTTTTTGTTAATATTACAATTCCAAACACCTTCATAAATCTCCTTTAAACTAAATTCATCCCTAACATCCTGTCCTTGACTTCTGAAGTTTTCCTATACTCAACCCTATCAAGTATCAAGCATAGGTCGCTGCCAATGTTATTATGAAAATAGAGATTCAAAACAGCTTCTAATTCCTTAACAGATCTATTCCTGTTATATGATTCTTAAGCATTAGAGGTATGTGGAGGCCTCATAAAATCCATGGTCTCATTTTCTTAATCTGAAGATCGTGCCTACAAGATGTTTGTTCGATTTACAAATCTGAAGTTTCAATAGACAAACCTGTGGCACATGCACCATAGTATATATATGGTGCATGCTTGACAAACCTCACTTTCTAATCCTAATTAGTAATTAGAAATAAGTATAAGGAtcgtatctatatatatataagtaaagcacacctgaaccattacattaaatacattaataaaGATTGCATGTATTGTAATGTATTAACTAATAACAAAttatctttgtaataaatatattaactaataagattaaaaagtgaagtaaaaaaattgtattgtcaaaagctattcaacttcttacattaaatattcacaaaaatacctatattaaataataatagttctaatttaaaaaaataacttgagttgaaaaatattaaaaatattttaaaattaattaattataaataatatttttaattaattaattaatttatataaaatagatttaaaattaataaatattttttattaaataattattgatagttaaaattatcatagagtaatttttctatttaactacacatatgatgataaataaattaaatatattaaaaactaagttattaaattaggagatatatattatctgttaaaatattttaatttaaaaaaaaattggcccaataatagttataattttgatttaaaatatgttttctaataatatttaatatgattttATAACCTCCTATGAGATATATCATTGTCGCACTCATCTACAATAGACTAAAAATGTAGTATACAATGAAGTATTTAATAAACTTCctaaatgaaattatatttgatatagCTACAATATTTTTTGATTGATAGAAAATAACAATTATTCTTAACCAACTTTCACTTTTGCACATTATTATGGTACATTAGTTTAAGAATATTCTTAACTAAgtccttataatttatttgtgcTACCCATATGTATCGTCTACTCAGGGAATCATGTTCTACTCAAGTGTAGTGAAAGTTAAATgtctatcataaagtgcattccTTAAGGACGGAATCTCAGGGATCCAAAGAGTTAACTTTAACCACTGTAAAATAGACATTCGTTAGGTTGAGCGATTTGTGTTTGCAAATTGTCTTATgaggttttataattttttactccctataaaactataaaaatttatcgaataagataaattattatcttaatttataattaagttgtttttcaGAGAGCAATTtataattaagttaaaaaatatatgctcttacaaactgcatattaactaattaaatactcattatgaaataaataatataatttttatatgtgTGTTTCGACATTAAACTTTCATTAGCACACTTCCCATAAAGTTTCAACTAAAAACACAACTTTCATGACCAAAACATGAAAACAAGAGATAAATACCACTTTATAAAAGTCTTTTTACTTTTACAGATGATTTTGCACAAACACGGACTAAATTATTcagctctaattatatattttcttcattttacttaatattgagAGCGCATTACTATTTAAACATATAACCACCAAATAAATTGTGCTTTAATAtattaaagaaacataaaatataaaatatgtgctttaatatactaaaaaatttaGGCCAAGAGGGATAGCTCAGTTGGCAACGCAGGCTGAGTGTGTGTGTGAAGAGCTCTCGGGTTTGATCCCCACACAATACACTCTGGAGGAGGGATAAGGAGCCTTAAATGTGACTAAATCTCGAATCTGTCGGTATATCCAAAGGGTGACCAATACCAAACgtttatacaaaaaaatattaaaaagtttgtgtacaataaattttttattgaacttcattaatgtaattacattacatatattaatcatattcttaattatctactattcaataatttttcatattatgtaatttatttttataaataattgacacataacttaaaaacaaaccctgcaacgcacgggtttaatttctagtattgATTAGTATTTGTGGGAAAATAACGAAGTTCATTAGTGCCTATGCATGTCTCAGCTGGTTTTGTTGCTTATGAGATTTAGACTTCTTATATATAAGCTATATATGACATCAACCTGCATATTCTTGGAGAAGGTGGGAGGACTGATTTTCACCAATAACAATAGTAATGGGGTTGTTGGTGACTTCATAAGTTCTGTTAAGCTTTATATcaattggataagaatgaagtGTGAGTCAGAGCATGTCATCAAAGAAAAAGTGATCCAAATTGGGAGTGTGGAGAGGTTTATAAGAATGGTGCTTAGAGAGATAGCCAAAGGGCAAGTAATAAACAAATATATGCACTAGAAAGAATTATTATTGGATATATATTATTTACtataactttttttcttttcacattTACTAGACTGTGATTAGCAAATGCTATGCTGTTGAAGACAAGCTCTTGGCTGCTGAAGATTCTAAAAGCATGCTGAAGATTCAACTTTGAACCTGATTAAGGAAAGCTCAAAGTGACGTTTGATTGCACAAGACTTTTATTACCTTCCCCATTGTGGGAAAATCTAAGCAAGAAAGACAGAGTTAGATGGATGGTGAATGGTTAATAGAGACAAATCACTTGGCGATTTGGTTGGCTTGGCTGACGAGTCCTATTTTTTTGGTGACAAGTTCTGAAATTGAATTGGCAAACTTCTATATTGGGCCTGTGCAGATATAGGGCTATAGGTATTATAGTATACCCAAATTCATGAAAGGTGAATTAACAATTGATTCCAACACAGATTGCATTTCTCATCAAATATTTAAAACATGTGACATGATCAAATGACACAATTAAGTCAGCAGATGTCAAACTTTTACGCCAAAGCATGTCCTTTTATTTAACTTGAACGTTGTTAATCCTAAGgtaaaaattatttcaataaaGTCAAAGAAAGTACAGCTTCAAGAGATGCAAATGTGAAGTTAACTTCTTACTTTTTTACCAATTGACTGTCCTTTCAAATTGATCTCAACTTGAATTAAAAATGTATTTCAATTTTtgttaaatgtttttttaataagtaaAAGTATGTATAA is a window of Lotus japonicus ecotype B-129 chromosome 5, LjGifu_v1.2 DNA encoding:
- the LOC130718427 gene encoding uncharacterized protein LOC130718427, with protein sequence MGKKKKKEGTDSDVEPELNAANNGNIDDSHHKKKHKKKKKMKKTNQLPTVSIAVPGSIIDNVPTLELATRLAGQIARAATIFRINEVVVFDNSGNLDEDTMLDNADDESGAAFLIRILKYLETPQYLRKALFPMHNSLRFVGLLPPLDAPHHLRKHEWGSYREGVTIRQRDSNSAATLVDVGLAKNVVVDQILEPGRRVTVAMGANRNLDSDLPRQVVSSLKPREDGTYWGYQVRYAHNISSVCKDSTFEGGYDYIIGTSEHGQIIKSSDLELPSFRHLLITFGGLAGLEESIEEDDNLKGKKAQDAFNLYLNTCPNQGSRTIRTEEAIFISLQYFQEPISRALQG